A genomic segment from Luteolibacter ambystomatis encodes:
- the gyrA gene encoding DNA gyrase subunit A — protein MSDDHIKPINVAEELSKSFLDYSMSVIISRALPDVRDGLKPSQRRILFAMRELNLAPGKQHIKCAKICGDTSGNYHPHGEAVIYPTLVNMGQHWSMRERLIDGQGNFGSVEGDPPAAMRYTEARLTHLGLAMMEDLEKDTVDFVPNYDERLTEPTVLPSAFPNLLVNGGTGIAVGMATNLPPHNLGEIVDAICAQVDHPEITLPELMHYVKGPDFPVACEIRGVRGIEEYFRTGRGSIRMRGKMEIEEMDNGKSLITIREVPYGVNRATLQERIAELVNEKILTGISGMRDLSDEETRIEIELKRDARPQVVVNQLYKLTSMETSFSVNMLAIHDRRPKLLSLKEAIDCYIEHRREVIVRRTRYLLGKAEERAELLEAYLLALEHIDDFIHIIRSSKNRDEARERLAAYSFSKETAEKIGILIRGQAGVQGGRYIFTERQVNAILELRLYQLTALEKDKIQSEYNGVLAEITDLLDILAREIRVLTIIKDELLAIRGKYATPRKCEILPEEGEIAIEDLIANDAMIVTLSHRGYIKRTPASEFRVQGRGGKGLRGMETRSAASKDDEDDFVEHLFSVQAHDYLMFFTNTGRVYVERVYEVPEGSRTSKGRNIRNVLNLKPEEKIAALLRLERATDEKGDDVTFREDAGFVFFATRSGKVKKTALNEFRNYRKDGIIAINLEENNELIGVRLTSGGDDVILVTHEGMSIRFHEDESRPLGRNTAGVAGIRPEESDFVVGLALVTEGSTLLVASENGIGKRTAFDEYRKQSRGGKGIITMKVTDKTGPVVGAVTVTEEDELMLMTSSGQSIRIRVAEVREAGRNTQGVKLLTLREGEKLQDISKVIPDGEDSSANADEVSGEDGASEEPDAAADEAGE, from the coding sequence ATGTCCGACGACCACATCAAGCCGATCAACGTAGCCGAGGAACTTTCGAAGTCCTTCCTCGATTACTCGATGTCGGTGATTATTTCCCGCGCGCTTCCGGATGTCCGGGACGGCTTGAAGCCTTCGCAGCGCCGCATCCTTTTCGCCATGCGCGAGCTGAACCTCGCGCCCGGCAAGCAGCACATCAAGTGCGCGAAGATCTGCGGTGACACCTCCGGTAACTACCATCCGCACGGTGAAGCCGTCATCTATCCCACGCTGGTCAACATGGGCCAGCACTGGTCGATGCGCGAGCGCCTCATCGACGGCCAGGGCAACTTCGGCTCTGTGGAAGGCGACCCGCCGGCCGCCATGCGATACACCGAAGCACGTTTGACGCACCTCGGCCTCGCGATGATGGAGGACTTGGAGAAGGACACCGTCGACTTCGTTCCGAACTACGACGAACGCCTCACCGAGCCGACCGTTCTTCCCTCCGCCTTTCCGAACCTGCTCGTCAATGGCGGCACCGGCATCGCGGTCGGTATGGCCACCAACCTGCCGCCGCACAACCTCGGCGAGATCGTGGATGCCATCTGCGCGCAGGTGGACCATCCGGAGATCACGCTTCCGGAGCTGATGCACTACGTCAAAGGCCCGGACTTCCCGGTGGCGTGCGAGATCCGCGGCGTGCGCGGCATCGAGGAATACTTCCGCACCGGCCGCGGCTCCATCCGCATGCGGGGCAAGATGGAGATTGAGGAGATGGACAACGGAAAGTCCCTCATCACCATCCGCGAGGTTCCCTACGGTGTGAACCGAGCCACGCTCCAGGAGCGCATCGCGGAGCTGGTGAATGAGAAGATCCTCACCGGCATCTCCGGCATGCGCGACCTTTCCGATGAGGAGACACGCATCGAGATCGAGCTGAAGCGCGACGCCCGTCCGCAGGTGGTGGTGAACCAGCTCTACAAGCTCACCTCCATGGAGACGAGCTTCAGCGTGAACATGCTGGCGATCCACGATCGCCGCCCGAAACTGCTTTCGCTCAAGGAGGCGATCGATTGCTACATCGAGCACCGCCGCGAGGTCATCGTGCGCCGCACCCGCTACCTGCTCGGCAAGGCCGAGGAGCGTGCCGAGCTTTTGGAAGCCTACCTGCTCGCGCTGGAGCACATCGACGATTTCATCCACATTATCCGTTCTTCGAAGAACCGCGACGAAGCCCGCGAGCGCCTCGCCGCCTACAGCTTCAGCAAGGAGACGGCCGAGAAGATCGGCATCTTGATCCGCGGCCAGGCCGGGGTGCAGGGTGGTCGCTACATTTTCACCGAGCGTCAGGTCAATGCGATCCTGGAACTGCGCCTCTACCAGCTCACCGCGCTGGAGAAAGACAAGATCCAGTCCGAATACAACGGCGTGCTCGCCGAGATCACGGACCTGCTCGACATCCTCGCCCGCGAGATCCGTGTGCTCACGATCATCAAGGATGAGCTGCTTGCCATCCGCGGCAAGTACGCCACTCCCCGTAAGTGCGAGATCCTTCCGGAAGAAGGAGAGATCGCCATCGAGGACCTGATCGCGAACGATGCGATGATCGTCACACTCTCGCACCGCGGCTACATCAAGCGCACCCCGGCCAGCGAGTTCCGCGTGCAGGGCCGCGGTGGCAAGGGCCTGCGCGGCATGGAGACGCGCAGCGCGGCTTCGAAGGATGACGAGGACGATTTCGTAGAGCATCTCTTCAGCGTCCAGGCGCACGACTACCTCATGTTCTTCACGAACACGGGCCGCGTCTATGTCGAGCGCGTGTATGAGGTGCCGGAAGGTTCCCGTACTTCAAAGGGTCGCAACATCCGGAACGTTCTCAACCTGAAGCCGGAGGAAAAGATCGCCGCGTTGCTGCGTCTTGAGCGCGCCACGGATGAGAAGGGTGACGATGTCACCTTCCGCGAGGACGCCGGTTTCGTGTTCTTCGCCACCCGCTCGGGCAAGGTGAAGAAGACCGCGCTCAACGAGTTCCGCAACTATCGCAAGGACGGCATCATCGCCATCAACCTGGAGGAGAACAACGAACTCATCGGCGTGCGTCTCACCAGCGGTGGCGATGACGTGATCCTCGTGACCCACGAGGGCATGAGCATCCGCTTCCACGAGGATGAATCCCGCCCGCTGGGCCGCAACACCGCCGGTGTCGCGGGCATCCGTCCGGAGGAAAGCGACTTCGTCGTCGGCCTTGCATTGGTCACCGAGGGCTCCACCCTGCTGGTGGCCTCGGAGAACGGCATCGGCAAGCGCACCGCCTTCGACGAGTACCGCAAGCAATCGCGCGGCGGCAAGGGTATCATCACCATGAAGGTGACGGACAAGACCGGCCCGGTGGTCGGTGCGG